GTATCCTGATGAAAAGCGAGAATATTCTGAGAGAGTCAGAGGTGTGCATATCCTTACAAAGAGAGAAGATGGAAGCCCCAAATGTGTTGCCTGTTATATGTGCGCAACGATTTGTCCTGCGCAATGCATTACCATAGTTGCTGAGGAGCATCCTGATGATACAATTGAAAAAAGGCCAAAGAGTTTTGAGATAGATATGCTTCGATGCGTTTTTTGCGGATATTGTGTGGACGCCTGTCCTGAAGAAGCCATTATAATGAGCAATGAAATAGAGTGCGCATTCTATTCCTATGATGAGC
This DNA window, taken from Candidatus Schekmanbacteria bacterium, encodes the following:
- a CDS encoding NADH-quinone oxidoreductase subunit I gives rise to the protein MAKTKIAEVEEKNIVATIKGLAVTIGNFATNLFKKDRPTIEYPDEKREYSERVRGVHILTKREDGSPKCVACYMCATICPAQCITIVAEEHPDDTIEKRPKSFEIDMLRCVFCGYCVDACPEEAIIMSNEIECAFYSYDERNYNIDILKDRPSLKDSKLGYRPDKD